One Tamlana carrageenivorans genomic region harbors:
- a CDS encoding alginate export family protein — MRKQYLILALFLASIQWAQAQFSLDGELRPRTEYRHGFGSLIPENVEPGYGISTRVRLKAGYKTDSYKVFISLQDVFVWGENRQILPYDMNNSFGIFQAWAEIKLGEGWSTKLGRQVLSYDDQRILGGLDWAQQGRNHDAGMIKYKKNDFALDVALAFNQDYSNPTGFISQGNEYNTSGFFSYKTMYMAHLSQKWGAFSGSLLLMNNGFQNDAAGLNDVANLQTMGVHLKYGKNAFSLAANLYLQTGEAIYGTSYKNVKGGFLSSLDFGFKASDKIGLGIGAEIISGNGESNADNTGAFFPLYGTNHKFNGFMDYFYVGNHANSIGLVDIHASANFKFSDSSSLLVKALNFRGEEALASGEKALGTEVDLVFSKAFKGYALKVGYSHMFAADGMYELKNVPEADADGVQNWAWAMLVFKPKFLN; from the coding sequence ATGAGAAAACAATACTTAATTTTGGCGCTATTTTTAGCATCTATACAGTGGGCACAAGCACAATTTTCATTAGATGGCGAATTGAGACCCCGTACAGAATACCGTCATGGATTCGGATCCTTAATTCCAGAAAATGTAGAGCCAGGTTACGGAATTTCTACCAGAGTAAGGTTAAAAGCTGGTTATAAAACAGATAGCTATAAGGTGTTTATTAGCCTGCAAGATGTTTTTGTTTGGGGAGAAAACAGACAAATTCTGCCTTATGATATGAATAATTCCTTTGGTATTTTTCAAGCCTGGGCAGAAATTAAACTTGGAGAAGGCTGGTCTACCAAACTAGGACGTCAAGTTTTATCTTACGATGACCAACGTATTCTTGGAGGATTAGATTGGGCGCAACAAGGACGTAACCATGATGCGGGAATGATAAAATACAAGAAAAATGATTTTGCTTTAGATGTGGCTTTAGCCTTTAACCAAGATTATTCTAATCCAACAGGTTTTATCTCTCAAGGTAATGAGTATAATACTTCAGGATTCTTTTCGTATAAAACCATGTATATGGCGCATTTAAGTCAGAAATGGGGTGCTTTTTCAGGAAGTTTATTATTAATGAATAATGGTTTCCAAAATGATGCAGCTGGGTTAAATGATGTGGCTAATTTACAAACCATGGGTGTGCATTTAAAATATGGTAAAAATGCTTTTTCTCTTGCTGCTAATTTATACTTACAAACTGGAGAAGCTATTTATGGAACCTCATACAAAAATGTAAAAGGTGGTTTCTTGTCTAGTTTAGATTTCGGATTTAAAGCTTCAGATAAAATTGGCTTAGGAATAGGTGCCGAAATTATTAGTGGTAACGGTGAAAGTAATGCCGATAACACAGGAGCCTTTTTCCCTCTATATGGAACCAACCACAAATTTAACGGTTTTATGGATTACTTCTACGTAGGAAACCATGCAAACTCTATTGGCTTGGTTGATATTCATGCGAGTGCAAATTTTAAATTTAGCGATTCATCAAGTCTTTTAGTTAAAGCTTTAAACTTTAGAGGTGAAGAAGCGTTAGCAAGCGGAGAAAAAGCCTTAGGAACTGAAGTTGATTTAGTATTTTCTAAAGCGTTTAAAGGTTATGCTTTAAAAGTTGGATACTCGCACATGTTTGCGGCCGATGGTATGTACGAACTTAAAAATGTTCCTGAAGCTGATGCCGATGGTGTTCAAAACTGGGCTTGGGCCATGTTAGTGTTTAAACCTAAGTTTTTAAACTAA
- a CDS encoding ABC transporter ATP-binding protein encodes MTTNIIENTPKRVITEAEVFPSSEVMLDLKNLKKVYPTPKGDYVVLEDLNLQIKKEEFVTIIGHSGCGKTTMLSMIAGLNPISGGHISVLGKHITGPGPDRGVIFQAPSLMPWMTALQNVLLGVDQVFPHATKAQRHDIAKYYLQKVGLEDAFHKKASDLSQGMQQRVGIARAFAIKPKVLLLDEPFGMLDSLTRGELQDILIEIWNKEKITAVMITHDVDEAIFLADRVVMMTSGPKAKIGDVLNIDFERPRTRKSVLEHDDYYTYRKHLIDFLEH; translated from the coding sequence ATGACTACAAATATTATAGAAAATACGCCAAAACGAGTGATTACAGAAGCTGAAGTTTTTCCTTCATCGGAAGTGATGTTAGATTTAAAAAACTTAAAGAAAGTTTACCCAACACCTAAAGGAGATTATGTGGTGCTTGAGGATTTAAATCTTCAAATTAAAAAGGAGGAGTTTGTGACCATTATTGGGCATTCAGGTTGCGGAAAAACAACCATGTTGTCAATGATTGCAGGATTGAATCCTATTTCTGGCGGCCATATTTCAGTTTTAGGAAAACACATTACAGGGCCAGGACCAGATCGCGGTGTTATTTTCCAAGCGCCTAGTTTAATGCCTTGGATGACGGCCCTTCAAAATGTACTTTTGGGAGTCGATCAAGTTTTTCCTCATGCTACCAAAGCGCAACGTCACGATATTGCTAAATACTATTTACAAAAGGTAGGTTTAGAAGATGCTTTTCATAAAAAAGCAAGCGATTTATCGCAAGGGATGCAACAACGTGTTGGTATTGCTAGAGCCTTCGCTATTAAACCTAAAGTGCTTTTACTAGATGAGCCTTTCGGGATGTTAGATTCTTTAACACGTGGTGAGCTTCAAGATATTCTCATTGAAATCTGGAATAAAGAAAAAATTACAGCAGTAATGATTACCCACGATGTGGATGAGGCTATTTTTCTTGCCGATCGTGTTGTGATGATGACTAGTGGTCCTAAAGCTAAAATTGGGGATGTTTTAAATATTGACTTCGAAAGACCTCGTACTAGAAAATCGGTGCTCGAACACGACGATTATTACACATATCGAAAGCATTTAATCGACTTTTTGGAGCATTAA
- a CDS encoding ABC transporter ATP-binding protein, which produces MAYLELNNIYKSYGQGDAESEVLSNINLTIEEGEFVAIVGFTGSGKTTLVNLINGLIQPTSGEVLFKGVPVVGTSHERGVIFQNYSLLPWLTVGQNIYMAVKEAFPKKTKVELNEIVKDYVDMVGLSHAINKRPGELSGGMRQRVAVARALSMKPEMIIMDEPLGALDALTRGNLQDEILNIWGKDKRTALLITNDVDEGIYMADRIIPLKPGPKATLGPEFKIDIERPRDKTEMNDNANFKETRNAIIEYLMEIGNDRKAEAQEAIVLPELEPKSFVGRFN; this is translated from the coding sequence ATGGCATACTTAGAATTAAATAATATATACAAATCTTACGGTCAAGGCGACGCAGAATCTGAAGTGCTTTCAAACATCAATTTAACTATTGAAGAAGGCGAGTTTGTAGCCATCGTAGGGTTTACAGGAAGTGGAAAAACAACTTTAGTAAATTTAATAAACGGACTTATTCAGCCTACAAGTGGTGAGGTTTTATTTAAAGGCGTGCCTGTTGTAGGAACCAGTCATGAGCGTGGTGTTATTTTTCAAAATTATTCGCTATTGCCATGGTTAACCGTAGGTCAAAATATTTACATGGCGGTTAAGGAAGCTTTTCCAAAGAAAACAAAAGTAGAGCTAAACGAAATCGTTAAAGATTATGTTGATATGGTGGGTTTATCACATGCGATTAATAAACGTCCTGGTGAGTTGTCTGGTGGTATGCGTCAGCGTGTTGCTGTAGCCAGAGCCTTATCGATGAAGCCAGAAATGATTATTATGGACGAACCTCTAGGTGCTTTAGATGCCTTAACACGTGGGAATCTTCAAGATGAAATTTTAAACATCTGGGGAAAAGATAAACGTACGGCCTTACTTATTACCAACGATGTGGATGAAGGTATTTACATGGCCGATCGTATTATTCCGCTTAAACCAGGTCCAAAAGCAACTCTAGGTCCAGAATTTAAAATTGATATCGAGCGTCCTCGTGATAAAACCGAGATGAATGATAATGCCAATTTTAAGGAAACTAGAAATGCGATTATCGAGTACTTGATGGAGATAGGAAACGATCGTAAAGCAGAAGCTCAAGAAGCTATTGTATTACCAGAATTAGAACCAAAAAGTTTTGTTGGACGCTTTAATTAA
- a CDS encoding ABC transporter permease, which produces MKQSITLEKVSKFMGFGFLTTLKDLFTGKLEKEDFINFLRKVVVPIASILLFLGLWQLGAESLYNREANYKIETALADQGPEAAEAMKACIASGDVSCQPNTLPSPGQVWDSYQSLLRDHKIIRADKEAFIEKTAALNEKRIAAGKDPITYTGRPSFIDQIVMSLKTVFAGFLLALFIAIPIGILIGLSPTLKSAFNWFIQIFKPVSPVVWYLLVFMIVKTILIDSTEDSSFIISFISVGFCSMWATLVNTAMGVASVDKDYINVAKVLKLGPVQKVFKVILPSSLPLIFTGLKITLSVAWMVLIAIELLAQSPGLGLFVWEEFQNGANDSNSKIIVAMFVIGIIGFLLDRIMLTIQNWVSFNKSEAI; this is translated from the coding sequence ATGAAGCAAAGTATAACATTAGAAAAAGTATCCAAATTCATGGGATTCGGTTTTTTAACAACCTTAAAAGATTTATTTACAGGAAAACTAGAGAAGGAAGATTTTATTAATTTCTTACGTAAAGTTGTCGTACCTATTGCTTCTATTCTATTATTTTTAGGTTTGTGGCAACTTGGAGCCGAGTCGCTTTACAACCGTGAAGCTAATTATAAAATTGAAACTGCTTTAGCCGATCAAGGTCCAGAGGCGGCCGAAGCGATGAAAGCTTGTATTGCTTCTGGTGATGTTAGTTGTCAGCCAAATACCTTACCATCACCTGGCCAGGTTTGGGATTCTTACCAATCGTTGTTAAGAGACCATAAAATTATTAGAGCCGATAAAGAGGCATTTATTGAAAAAACAGCGGCTTTAAACGAAAAGCGTATCGCTGCAGGAAAAGACCCCATTACATATACGGGTAGACCATCGTTTATCGATCAAATTGTAATGAGTTTAAAAACGGTATTCGCCGGATTCTTATTGGCGTTATTTATCGCGATTCCAATCGGAATTCTAATCGGATTAAGTCCAACATTAAAAAGTGCGTTCAACTGGTTTATTCAAATTTTCAAACCAGTGTCTCCAGTAGTGTGGTACTTATTAGTGTTTATGATTGTAAAAACGATTTTAATCGATTCAACCGAAGATAGTTCATTCATCATCTCATTCATAAGTGTAGGGTTCTGCTCCATGTGGGCCACTTTAGTAAACACGGCCATGGGTGTGGCATCGGTAGATAAAGATTATATCAATGTGGCCAAAGTATTGAAATTAGGACCAGTACAAAAAGTGTTTAAGGTGATTTTACCATCGTCTTTACCATTAATCTTCACCGGACTTAAAATTACTTTATCTGTAGCTTGGATGGTTTTAATTGCTATCGAATTATTAGCACAGAGTCCAGGTTTAGGCTTATTTGTTTGGGAAGAATTTCAAAATGGAGCAAACGATTCAAATTCAAAAATTATTGTAGCCATGTTTGTTATCGGGATCATCGGATTCTTATTAGATCGCATCATGTTAACCATTCAAAACTGGGTGTCGTTCAATAAATCGGAAGCTATTTAG
- a CDS encoding CmpA/NrtA family ABC transporter substrate-binding protein, whose protein sequence is MKSLFKKSTLILPVAALLFSCGSKEKKQTIAENVVTETSKTKTLDIEKPQLTFGFIKLTDMAPLAIAKEKGFFEDEGLFVSVEAQSNWKNVLDRVIDGQLDGSHMLAGQPIAAGAGFGRQAKLVTTFSMDLNGNGITVSNDVWSKMKPNVPMDSEGKPVHPIKADALKPVINEYKNSGKPFKMGMVFPVSTHNYEIRYWLAAAGINPGMYTADNVQGQIDAEVLLSVTPPPQMPATLEAGTIYGYCVGEPWNQQAVFKGIGVPVVTNYDIWKNNPEKVFVMTEKFIEENPNTAIAVTKALIRAGKWLDEPSNRAEAVKILSMSQYVGADEAVIANSMTGTFEFEKGDKRDMPDFNVFYKYNATYPFYSDGVWFLTQMRRWGQIPEAKPADWYAETIKDIYRPDVWNKAAKLLVEEGHIPASDIPATDGYKPATTDFIDGKVYDGKDPISYINSFSIGNKDKAVQ, encoded by the coding sequence ATGAAATCATTATTTAAAAAATCAACTTTAATCCTACCAGTAGCAGCTTTACTGTTCTCTTGTGGTAGTAAAGAAAAGAAGCAAACCATTGCCGAAAACGTTGTTACTGAAACTTCAAAAACAAAAACTTTAGATATTGAAAAACCACAATTAACATTTGGTTTTATCAAATTAACAGATATGGCGCCTTTAGCAATTGCTAAGGAAAAAGGATTTTTTGAAGATGAAGGTTTATTTGTATCTGTTGAAGCACAATCAAACTGGAAAAATGTTTTAGATCGTGTGATCGACGGACAGTTAGATGGTTCGCACATGCTAGCAGGGCAGCCAATTGCTGCTGGTGCAGGTTTTGGAAGACAAGCTAAATTAGTAACGACGTTTTCTATGGATTTAAATGGAAACGGGATTACAGTGTCAAACGATGTTTGGTCTAAAATGAAGCCTAATGTTCCAATGGATTCAGAAGGAAAACCAGTTCATCCTATTAAAGCAGATGCTTTAAAACCTGTTATTAATGAGTATAAAAACTCTGGAAAACCTTTTAAAATGGGTATGGTATTCCCAGTATCAACTCATAACTACGAAATTAGATATTGGTTAGCAGCTGCAGGGATTAACCCTGGAATGTACACTGCCGATAACGTACAAGGGCAAATCGATGCTGAAGTTTTACTTTCTGTAACGCCTCCGCCACAAATGCCAGCAACCTTAGAAGCAGGAACTATTTACGGATACTGTGTAGGTGAGCCATGGAATCAACAAGCGGTTTTTAAAGGAATTGGAGTGCCAGTAGTAACGAACTACGATATCTGGAAAAACAATCCTGAAAAAGTATTTGTAATGACCGAGAAGTTTATTGAAGAAAACCCTAATACAGCTATAGCCGTGACTAAAGCCTTAATTAGAGCAGGAAAATGGTTAGATGAGCCAAGTAATAGAGCTGAAGCTGTAAAAATCTTATCAATGTCTCAATACGTAGGAGCAGATGAAGCTGTTATCGCAAACTCTATGACAGGTACTTTCGAATTTGAAAAAGGTGATAAGCGTGACATGCCAGACTTTAATGTATTCTACAAGTATAACGCAACGTATCCTTTCTACTCAGATGGTGTATGGTTCTTAACTCAAATGCGTCGTTGGGGACAAATTCCTGAAGCAAAACCAGCAGATTGGTATGCGGAAACGATTAAAGATATTTATAGACCAGATGTTTGGAATAAAGCAGCAAAACTTTTAGTAGAAGAAGGTCATATTCCAGCAAGCGATATTCCAGCAACCGACGGTTATAAACCAGCAACAACAGATTTTATAGACGGAAAAGTATATGATGGTAAAGATCCAATTTCATATATCAATAGTTTCTCAATAGGAAATAAAGATAAAGCAGTACAGTAA
- a CDS encoding cytochrome c3 family protein, whose amino-acid sequence MFKVSPLRKRQVIGSVIGVVLGAVIFYVLTLDSAEQYVSVGPMNTGHQELSCFACHADAKGNLLQQIQSNISHAVGAREHGVDFGTQDVTVDNCMQCHDRANDRHPTHRFKEPRFKDAVKEIDATTCITCHTEHQEERVSVVSADYCKNCHQDLEVENDPLDISHKAIIAKKQWSTCIQCHDFHGNHRYEVPEKMSDTIPLKQIQQYFDGGADPYGDNKKYQALSQEAWLESLEK is encoded by the coding sequence ATGTTTAAAGTAAGTCCGTTGCGAAAAAGACAAGTTATAGGAAGTGTTATAGGTGTGGTTTTGGGCGCTGTGATTTTTTATGTTTTAACCCTAGATTCAGCCGAGCAATATGTATCTGTTGGACCGATGAATACAGGTCATCAGGAACTGTCTTGTTTTGCCTGTCATGCCGATGCTAAGGGGAATTTACTTCAGCAAATACAATCTAATATATCACATGCTGTTGGTGCTCGAGAACATGGTGTCGATTTTGGTACTCAAGATGTGACTGTAGATAACTGTATGCAATGTCATGATCGCGCAAACGATAGGCATCCTACACATCGCTTTAAGGAGCCTCGCTTTAAAGATGCGGTTAAAGAAATTGATGCAACTACTTGTATTACCTGTCATACCGAACATCAAGAAGAACGTGTTTCGGTTGTTTCTGCCGATTATTGTAAAAATTGTCATCAAGATTTGGAAGTAGAAAACGATCCTTTAGATATCTCCCACAAAGCTATTATTGCTAAAAAACAATGGTCTACTTGTATTCAATGTCATGATTTTCATGGGAATCACCGTTATGAGGTTCCAGAGAAAATGTCGGACACCATTCCTTTAAAACAAATTCAACAGTATTTTGATGGGGGAGCAGATCCTTATGGTGATAATAAAAAGTACCAAGCACTCTCTCAGGAAGCTTGGCTAGAATCCTTAGAAAAATAA
- a CDS encoding ferredoxin--NADP reductase, with protein MKLLIKDIVKETNDAVSLCFKNGNFFKKLKYKPGQFLTIHVPIDNVVHKRAYSFSSNPYTDKDLKITIKRVEKGLVSNFVHDHLKVGDKLVVDDPAGSFLVEPQVHDRNQYVLFAGGSGITPMFSIVKSILSEEKQSKVLLVYANQNEASIIFHEEIKALEISHPDHFAVEHIVSSIKASQNNYHSGLINAGLLIKIFAKHQLNFSDHVYMICGPSGYMEQTKTLLKNQGITREQIKIEVFKAAPVKVTGKNLVCTVTLKINGDVKQFKARGDQSILQQAMSENIVIPYSCRSGMCSTCKAQCVSGEITMTEGHLLSEDDVAKGQILTCVSYPASEEITIEI; from the coding sequence ATGAAATTACTTATAAAAGATATTGTTAAAGAAACCAATGATGCAGTAAGTCTGTGTTTTAAAAATGGAAATTTCTTTAAAAAGTTAAAGTATAAACCAGGGCAATTTCTAACCATTCATGTGCCTATAGATAATGTGGTTCATAAACGTGCATACTCTTTTAGCAGCAATCCTTATACCGATAAAGATTTAAAAATAACCATTAAAAGAGTTGAAAAAGGATTGGTTTCCAATTTCGTACACGATCATTTAAAGGTTGGTGATAAGTTGGTGGTTGATGATCCTGCGGGGTCATTCTTGGTAGAGCCTCAGGTGCATGATAGAAATCAATATGTGCTGTTTGCTGGAGGAAGTGGCATTACGCCTATGTTTTCAATAGTTAAATCTATTTTGTCTGAAGAAAAGCAGTCTAAGGTATTATTGGTTTATGCTAACCAAAATGAGGCATCCATTATTTTTCATGAAGAAATTAAAGCTTTAGAAATTAGTCATCCCGATCATTTTGCTGTTGAGCATATTGTATCGTCGATTAAAGCTTCTCAAAACAATTACCATTCAGGATTAATAAACGCAGGCTTACTAATTAAAATTTTTGCCAAACACCAATTAAATTTTAGCGATCATGTTTATATGATTTGTGGCCCTTCAGGGTATATGGAGCAGACCAAAACGCTTTTAAAAAATCAAGGCATCACAAGAGAACAAATAAAAATTGAAGTTTTTAAGGCTGCGCCTGTTAAAGTTACTGGTAAGAACCTGGTTTGTACCGTGACATTAAAAATTAATGGCGATGTAAAACAATTTAAGGCTAGAGGGGATCAATCGATATTACAACAAGCCATGTCTGAAAATATTGTGATTCCCTATTCCTGCCGCTCCGGTATGTGTTCTACTTGCAAAGCCCAATGTGTTTCGGGAGAAATAACCATGACCGAGGGGCATTTGTTGTCAGAGGATGACGTTGCGAAAGGGCAAATTTTAACCTGTGTGAGTTATCCAGCAAGTGAAGAAATTACAATTGAAATTTAA
- a CDS encoding c-type heme family protein, which produces MKVVTTYIILFFSVLIVSCGGVPEEKSESAGEEKVFAVDEVLEMVSKENDVTRTLYTKAIVGKGKLQGMKFDEDWRKDDVEAGPLPALFLRGVASSIRKGPVPLGLYLGSDFPVNAANKFEGKQADLFQKIKKDQKPEFFYDEEQKLHTAMFADLASADACVTCHNKHPQTTKTDWKLGDVMGATTWQYPKDSLTYKETVAVLNAYAKGTVDIYMAYLDEVEDFKTSEKPEIGNKWPEEGKYLPTAEVFLDSVKKLSSYETMKHLMVSK; this is translated from the coding sequence ATGAAAGTAGTAACTACCTATATTATTTTATTTTTTTCAGTATTAATCGTTTCTTGTGGTGGTGTTCCAGAGGAAAAATCGGAGTCCGCTGGCGAAGAAAAAGTCTTTGCTGTAGATGAGGTTTTAGAAATGGTATCCAAAGAAAACGATGTTACCCGTACCTTATACACCAAAGCCATTGTTGGTAAAGGAAAACTTCAAGGTATGAAGTTTGACGAAGATTGGCGTAAGGATGATGTGGAAGCAGGGCCACTGCCAGCCCTGTTTTTAAGAGGTGTGGCCTCAAGTATTAGAAAAGGTCCTGTGCCACTAGGCTTGTATTTGGGGTCGGATTTCCCCGTAAATGCCGCTAATAAATTTGAAGGTAAACAAGCCGATTTATTTCAGAAGATAAAAAAAGATCAGAAACCAGAATTTTTTTATGATGAGGAACAAAAGCTACATACCGCTATGTTTGCCGATTTAGCAAGTGCCGATGCTTGTGTAACCTGTCACAATAAACATCCACAAACCACAAAAACCGATTGGAAGTTAGGCGATGTTATGGGAGCGACCACCTGGCAATACCCAAAAGATTCCTTAACCTATAAAGAAACAGTCGCTGTTTTAAATGCTTATGCCAAGGGCACTGTAGATATTTATATGGCCTACTTAGATGAGGTTGAAGACTTTAAAACAAGTGAAAAGCCCGAAATTGGTAACAAATGGCCTGAAGAAGGTAAATATCTGCCTACGGCCGAGGTGTTTCTCGATAGTGTGAAAAAGCTGTCTTCTTACGAAACCATGAAGCATTTAATGGTATCTAAATGA
- a CDS encoding globin family protein, which produces MEPKTITLVQDSFAKVKPIASTAAEIFYKKLFELDPQLKPLFPSDKEAMSTQGNKLMTMLGAAVAGLNNLDALIPVLKDLGKRHVGYNVKPSHYNTVGEALLDTLAVGLGDDFTPEVKTAWATVYGTMSGVMIEAAY; this is translated from the coding sequence ATGGAACCAAAAACAATTACACTAGTTCAAGATTCTTTTGCTAAAGTGAAGCCAATTGCATCAACTGCAGCCGAAATATTTTATAAGAAACTTTTTGAATTGGATCCCCAATTAAAACCACTATTCCCAAGCGATAAAGAAGCTATGAGTACTCAGGGAAATAAGCTCATGACCATGCTTGGTGCTGCTGTAGCTGGATTAAATAATTTAGACGCCTTAATCCCTGTTTTAAAGGATTTAGGTAAACGTCATGTCGGGTATAACGTAAAACCAAGTCATTATAATACGGTTGGCGAAGCGCTTCTTGATACGCTAGCTGTTGGTTTGGGTGATGATTTTACACCCGAAGTTAAAACGGCCTGGGCAACGGTATATGGTACCATGTCTGGAGTTATGATTGAAGCCGCTTATTAA
- a CDS encoding Crp/Fnr family transcriptional regulator — MSLTSSHAHSKNKSLSDVSCVSCENTNCIIHRSLRANKAAEYIKSKSTLRCKKGQQFVMEGAPVNGLFFILKGVVKVFRTGINGREQIVRFAKEGEIVGHRGFGTEEYYSIGAIALKDTVLCYFSKDVLQEALLENPSFAYDMMLFYANELNRSENKVKSISQMTVRERVIDTLLYIHRKFGDLRGFINLPLSRKEYADYAGTTEEQVIRVLSALKKEKLISTQGKKVGINDAQLLKKEISEHNFFLDT, encoded by the coding sequence ATGTCATTAACATCTTCACATGCACATTCAAAAAATAAATCACTTAGTGATGTTTCGTGCGTTTCATGTGAAAACACGAACTGTATTATTCATAGAAGTTTACGAGCCAATAAAGCTGCTGAATATATTAAAAGCAAAAGTACCTTAAGATGTAAAAAGGGGCAGCAATTTGTTATGGAAGGCGCTCCTGTAAATGGTCTGTTTTTTATTTTGAAAGGTGTTGTTAAAGTGTTTAGAACGGGTATAAACGGAAGGGAACAAATCGTACGTTTTGCAAAGGAAGGCGAGATTGTTGGTCATCGTGGTTTTGGTACCGAAGAGTATTATTCTATTGGAGCTATTGCTTTAAAAGATACGGTTTTGTGCTATTTTTCAAAGGATGTACTTCAGGAAGCCTTGCTTGAAAATCCTTCGTTTGCCTATGATATGATGCTGTTTTATGCCAATGAATTAAACCGTAGTGAGAACAAGGTAAAGTCTATTTCTCAAATGACCGTTCGTGAGCGTGTTATTGACACCTTGTTATATATTCATAGAAAATTTGGTGATCTCCGTGGTTTTATAAACTTACCACTAAGCAGAAAGGAGTATGCCGATTATGCAGGCACTACCGAAGAACAAGTTATTCGTGTACTTTCAGCTCTGAAAAAAGAAAAGCTAATCAGCACGCAAGGTAAGAAAGTAGGTATCAATGATGCTCAATTACTTAAAAAAGAGATTAGTGAGCACAATTTCTTCTTAGATACTTAG
- the dsrP gene encoding sulfate reduction electron transfer complex DsrMKJOP subunit DsrP, which yields MSAFKVFRSLVKDSLATITRGSLRYHIWMGALTFVMLLGMYCYSIQLSEGLSVTGMSDRVSWGLYISNFTFLVGVAAAAVMLVMPTYVLHDVDFKQAVLIGEGLAVAALIMCLAFVVADMGGPSVLWHMIPGIGVFNFPNSMLTWDVIVLNGYLFLNITIPLYILFRHYQGKEAKSSVYVPGAILSVFWAVGIHLVTAFLYQGLQARPFWNNALLGPRFLASAFAAGPALIILVLAIIRSFTAFKVQDKTLRKIAMVVTVAAQINLIMLVSELFKEFYAPTHHSESAYYLFFGLHGKDALLPWIWTAIPLNVLATVLLTFHKLRNNFKVLFFCCFILFIAIWIEKGFGLIVPGFIPGPYGKIVEYTPTGIEIGVTLGIWAMGAFVFTILAKTAIGIELGELRYKGKSKNV from the coding sequence ATGAGTGCATTTAAAGTTTTTAGAAGTTTAGTTAAGGATAGTCTAGCGACCATCACGCGGGGTTCTTTACGATATCATATTTGGATGGGGGCATTAACCTTTGTGATGTTGCTAGGGATGTATTGTTACTCTATTCAGTTGTCCGAGGGCTTAAGTGTTACTGGGATGAGCGATCGGGTAAGTTGGGGCTTGTATATTTCTAATTTTACCTTTTTAGTAGGGGTTGCCGCGGCCGCAGTCATGCTTGTTATGCCCACTTATGTTTTACATGATGTAGATTTTAAACAAGCCGTTTTAATTGGAGAGGGGCTTGCGGTGGCAGCATTAATTATGTGTTTGGCCTTTGTGGTGGCCGATATGGGAGGACCATCAGTATTATGGCATATGATTCCCGGAATAGGTGTGTTTAATTTTCCCAATTCCATGCTCACATGGGACGTTATCGTGCTTAATGGTTACCTGTTTTTAAATATTACCATTCCGCTTTATATTTTATTTAGACATTATCAAGGTAAGGAAGCAAAGTCTAGTGTTTACGTACCTGGGGCCATTTTATCGGTATTTTGGGCAGTTGGAATTCACTTAGTTACCGCCTTTTTATATCAAGGTTTGCAAGCGCGTCCCTTTTGGAATAATGCGCTTTTAGGACCGCGATTCTTAGCATCGGCTTTTGCTGCAGGGCCAGCACTCATTATTTTAGTTTTGGCTATTATTAGAAGTTTCACCGCATTTAAAGTGCAAGATAAAACCCTTCGAAAAATAGCTATGGTGGTTACTGTAGCTGCTCAAATCAATTTAATTATGTTAGTTTCCGAGCTGTTTAAAGAGTTTTATGCACCTACGCACCACAGTGAAAGTGCTTATTATTTATTCTTCGGATTGCATGGGAAAGATGCCCTGTTACCTTGGATTTGGACGGCCATTCCGCTTAATGTTCTAGCCACGGTATTATTAACTTTCCATAAACTCAGAAATAACTTTAAAGTGTTATTCTTTTGTTGTTTTATTCTTTTTATTGCCATTTGGATTGAAAAAGGCTTTGGTTTAATTGTGCCAGGGTTTATTCCTGGGCCTTATGGAAAAATAGTGGAATACACCCCAACCGGTATTGAAATAGGTGTGACTTTAGGAATTTGGGCTATGGGAGCTTTTGTATTTACTATTCTTGCAAAAACAGCTATTGGTATTGAATTAGGCGAGTTGAGGTACAAAGGAAAAAGTAAAAACGTTTGA